One window of the Anaeromyxobacter dehalogenans 2CP-C genome contains the following:
- a CDS encoding metallophosphoesterase family protein, with amino-acid sequence MAPSRTLVVGDVHGCLAELEDLLVAARYEPARDRLVFLGDLMDRGPDPVGVVRRVRALGADCLLGNHEEKHLRYAAHEARRREDPHHRNPVRLDPRRTEEHLRLSPDDLAWMAALPRALRLDGRWLAVHGGLLPGRPLSRQPPDWLIRLRFLDATGRPVSREHGGEAGVVRWAQRWTGPSSVVYGHHAREEVVVDEPAPGVRCVGIDTGCVYGGKLTALALPGGERVQVPSRQRKATPEQDD; translated from the coding sequence ATGGCCCCCTCGCGCACCCTCGTCGTCGGCGACGTGCACGGCTGCCTGGCGGAGCTCGAGGACCTGCTCGTCGCCGCGCGGTACGAGCCCGCGCGGGACCGGCTGGTGTTCCTCGGCGACCTGATGGACCGCGGCCCCGATCCGGTGGGCGTGGTCCGGCGCGTCCGCGCGCTCGGGGCCGACTGCCTGCTCGGGAACCACGAGGAGAAGCACCTGCGCTACGCGGCGCACGAGGCGCGGCGGCGCGAGGACCCGCACCACCGGAACCCGGTCCGGCTCGACCCGAGGCGCACCGAGGAGCACCTGCGGCTCTCGCCCGACGACCTCGCCTGGATGGCCGCGCTGCCGCGCGCGCTCCGGCTCGACGGCCGGTGGCTCGCCGTGCACGGGGGGCTGCTGCCGGGCCGCCCGCTCTCGCGCCAGCCGCCGGACTGGCTCATCCGGCTGCGCTTCCTCGACGCCACCGGCCGGCCGGTCTCGCGCGAGCACGGCGGCGAGGCGGGCGTGGTGCGCTGGGCACAGCGGTGGACCGGGCCGAGCTCGGTGGTCTACGGCCACCACGCGCGCGAGGAGGTGGTGGTGGACGAGCCGGCCCCGGGCGTCCGGTGCGTCGGCATCGACACCGGGTGCGTCTACGGCGGGAAGCTCACCGCGCTCGCGCTGCCGGGCGGCGAGCGCGTCCAGGTCCCCTCCCGCCAGCGGAAGGCGACGCCCGAGCAGGATGATTGA
- a CDS encoding AAA family ATPase: MFGSLDEVSAKLAEAGYLPSREIATAVYLADRLEKPILVEGPAGVGKTELAHAFARAAGRTLIRLQCYEGLDESKALYEWEYAKQLLYTQLLKDRIGAAVEGAGSLAEAADRIAGEGNVFFSERFLVPRPVLRALTSDTPALLLVDEIDKADPEFEAFLLEVLSDWAVTVPELGTVRARQVPRVVLTSNAARDLSDALKRRCLHLFIDFPARERELAIVRARVPEASEALARSVVATVQKLRTLDLKKAPSISETLDWVRALAILNAERLDPALLDQTLNLALKYEADVALARERKGELAAAAQLG; encoded by the coding sequence ATGTTCGGATCACTCGACGAGGTGTCTGCGAAGCTGGCCGAGGCGGGGTACCTCCCGTCGCGCGAGATCGCGACGGCGGTCTACCTGGCGGACCGGCTCGAGAAGCCCATCCTGGTCGAGGGCCCCGCCGGCGTGGGCAAGACCGAGCTGGCGCACGCGTTCGCGCGGGCGGCCGGCCGCACCTTGATCCGGCTGCAGTGCTACGAGGGCCTGGACGAGTCCAAGGCGCTGTACGAGTGGGAGTACGCGAAGCAGCTCCTGTACACGCAGCTCCTCAAGGACCGGATCGGCGCCGCCGTGGAGGGCGCCGGCAGCCTCGCCGAGGCGGCCGACCGGATCGCGGGCGAGGGGAACGTGTTCTTCAGCGAGCGGTTCCTGGTGCCGCGGCCGGTCCTGCGCGCGCTCACCAGCGACACCCCGGCGCTGCTCCTGGTGGACGAGATCGACAAGGCCGACCCGGAGTTCGAGGCCTTCCTGCTGGAGGTGCTCTCGGACTGGGCCGTGACCGTGCCGGAGCTCGGCACGGTGCGCGCGCGCCAGGTCCCGCGGGTGGTGCTCACCTCCAACGCGGCCCGGGATCTCTCCGACGCCCTGAAGCGGCGCTGCCTCCACCTGTTCATCGACTTCCCGGCGCGCGAGCGCGAGCTCGCCATCGTCCGCGCCCGCGTCCCGGAGGCCTCCGAGGCGCTGGCGCGCAGCGTGGTCGCGACCGTGCAGAAGCTCCGCACGCTCGACCTGAAGAAGGCGCCGTCGATCTCGGAGACGCTGGACTGGGTGCGCGCCCTCGCGATCCTGAACGCCGAGCGGCTCGACCCGGCGCTGCTCGACCAGACGCTCAACCTCGCGCTCAAGTACGAGGCCGACGTGGCGCTCGCGCGCGAGCGCAAGGGCGAGCTCGCCGCCGCGGCGCAGCTCGGCTAG
- a CDS encoding amylo-alpha-1,6-glucosidase, which translates to MDDGRAVIARPEELLGYADPSDRPEATGVDKLVLKRGNLFLVANRLGDVAPAGARDLGLFLTDTRHLSAWRMSVSGGPLLCLSSQVSSDYVAQVDFTVTSLHEGDLLGREPLNYVHLRRDMLIDDVLVDRLVLTNFQGKAVDAWIAMEWAADFADVFEIRGARRRERGSYHAPKVERDQVVLRYDGRDGRRYATEVRIRGVGPDGAPAALASLDGRGARVKLHLEPAEHVEVHFAVAAGIEHGAPGRTRGLDEERPVPPSAPRPFGARASCTHEAYSAYAAQATRFATSNDLFTSALEQAVADLKALTVYHFGAPVISAGIPWYTCPFGRDALIAGYEALVAQPEVARDALRFLARLQGERDDPTRDEEPGKIPHEIRFGEMAAAGEVPHTPYYGSVDSTPLFLMLLSEYDLWTDDHETVEALLPAAERALAWMDRWADPDDDGLVEYQRRTPQGLRNQGWKDSHDGVPFADGTPAEPPIALVEVQGYCIDARRRMAALLRRRGRRSEAQALVTAARLHAERLEERFWMEGKGTYAIALDRDERQVDAVTSNPGHLLFSGAISDARARQVAASLLGRESWSGWGIRTLAAGQRAYNPLSYHDGTVWPHDNALCAMGMASYGMTRQAGQVLTGLWDAAQHFRQLRMPELFCGLSRASGQFPVSYPVACSPQAWSSAAWFLLVRAVLGLQADAPRRTLRVVQPWLPPWLDELVLHGLRVGPARASLRFTRGKANAFAEVLEIQGGELKVRIEV; encoded by the coding sequence ATGGACGACGGCCGCGCCGTGATCGCACGCCCCGAGGAGCTGCTCGGCTACGCCGACCCGTCCGATCGCCCGGAGGCGACCGGGGTAGACAAGCTCGTCCTGAAGCGCGGCAACCTGTTCCTGGTCGCGAACCGGCTCGGGGACGTGGCCCCCGCCGGCGCGCGGGACCTCGGCCTGTTCCTCACCGACACCCGCCACCTGTCCGCCTGGCGGATGTCGGTGTCCGGCGGGCCGCTGCTCTGCCTGTCCTCGCAGGTCTCCTCCGACTACGTGGCCCAGGTGGACTTCACCGTCACGAGCCTCCACGAGGGCGACCTGCTCGGCCGCGAGCCGCTCAACTACGTCCACCTGCGCCGCGACATGCTCATCGACGACGTGCTGGTGGACCGGCTGGTGCTCACCAACTTCCAGGGCAAGGCGGTGGACGCGTGGATCGCCATGGAGTGGGCGGCCGACTTCGCCGACGTCTTCGAGATCCGCGGCGCCCGCCGCCGCGAGCGCGGCAGCTACCACGCGCCGAAGGTGGAGCGGGACCAGGTGGTGCTGCGGTACGACGGGCGCGACGGCCGGCGCTACGCCACCGAGGTGCGGATCCGCGGGGTGGGGCCGGACGGTGCGCCGGCGGCGCTCGCCTCGCTCGACGGCCGGGGCGCCCGCGTGAAGCTGCACCTCGAGCCGGCCGAGCACGTCGAGGTCCACTTCGCGGTGGCCGCGGGCATCGAGCACGGCGCGCCGGGCCGGACCCGCGGCCTCGACGAGGAGCGGCCGGTCCCGCCGTCGGCGCCGCGGCCGTTCGGCGCCCGGGCCTCGTGCACGCACGAGGCCTACTCGGCGTACGCCGCGCAGGCCACCCGGTTCGCCACCTCGAACGACCTCTTCACCTCCGCGCTCGAGCAGGCGGTCGCGGACCTGAAGGCGCTCACCGTCTACCACTTCGGCGCGCCGGTCATCTCGGCGGGCATCCCCTGGTACACCTGCCCGTTCGGCCGCGACGCGCTCATCGCGGGGTACGAGGCGCTGGTCGCGCAGCCCGAGGTGGCGCGCGACGCGCTCCGGTTCCTGGCCCGGCTGCAGGGCGAGCGCGACGACCCGACCCGCGACGAGGAGCCCGGCAAGATCCCCCACGAGATCCGCTTCGGCGAGATGGCGGCCGCCGGCGAGGTGCCGCACACGCCCTACTACGGCTCGGTGGACTCGACGCCGCTGTTCCTGATGCTGCTCTCCGAGTACGACCTGTGGACCGACGACCACGAGACCGTGGAGGCGCTGCTCCCCGCCGCGGAGCGCGCGCTCGCGTGGATGGACCGCTGGGCCGATCCCGACGACGACGGCCTGGTGGAGTACCAGCGGCGCACGCCGCAGGGGCTGCGGAACCAGGGGTGGAAGGACAGCCACGACGGCGTGCCGTTCGCGGACGGGACGCCGGCCGAGCCGCCCATCGCGCTGGTGGAGGTGCAGGGCTACTGCATCGACGCGCGCCGGCGCATGGCGGCGCTGCTCCGGCGGCGGGGCCGGCGCTCCGAGGCGCAGGCGCTGGTCACGGCGGCGCGGCTGCACGCGGAGCGGCTGGAGGAGCGCTTCTGGATGGAGGGGAAGGGGACCTACGCCATCGCGCTCGATCGCGACGAGCGCCAGGTGGACGCGGTGACCTCCAACCCGGGCCACCTGCTGTTCTCGGGCGCCATCTCCGACGCGCGCGCGCGCCAGGTGGCGGCCTCGCTGCTCGGGCGCGAGTCGTGGAGCGGGTGGGGCATCCGGACGCTCGCGGCCGGGCAGCGCGCCTACAACCCGCTCAGCTACCACGACGGCACCGTCTGGCCGCACGACAACGCGCTCTGCGCCATGGGCATGGCCTCCTACGGCATGACGCGGCAGGCGGGGCAGGTGCTGACCGGCCTCTGGGACGCGGCGCAGCACTTCCGCCAGCTCCGCATGCCCGAGCTGTTCTGCGGCCTGTCGCGCGCGTCCGGGCAGTTCCCGGTGAGCTACCCGGTCGCGTGCTCGCCGCAGGCGTGGTCCTCGGCGGCCTGGTTCCTGCTCGTGCGGGCCGTGCTCGGCCTGCAGGCGGACGCGCCGCGCCGGACGCTGCGGGTGGTGCAGCCCTGGCTCCCGCCCTGGCTCGACGAGCTGGTGCTGCACGGGCTCCGCGTCGGGCCCGCCCGGGCCAGCCTGCGGTTCACCCGCGGCAAGGCGAACGCGTTCGCCGAGGTGCTGGAGATCCAGGGCGGGGAGCTGAAGGTCCGGATCGAGGTCTGA
- a CDS encoding glycosyltransferase: MHVAIVSTPFVAVPPPGYGGTELVVDALARALVRAGHRVAVFATGDSRAPGLRATFEAPVWPPEPYAGLLHCRYAAAEIARGGFDVVHAHLPAMLAFTGALHAPVVYTLHHAPDAALTRFYARVPAVLRVAISRRQAELSSPPAHRVVHHGLDPDLYPDVGEGDGGGGAFFLGRLAWCKAPELAVEAARRAGLRIDVAGDVHADDAHPEGWDDEVLAPALAAPHVAWTRRAGLAEKRRLLARARALLVPLRWEEPFGLVMIEALLAGCPVIAFPLGAAPEIVVDGIDGFLVRNAAEMAAALRRAGRLDRRIIQRRARERFSADRMASDYVAAYRAATARAEPAAPAVDEGGGWTTAAP; encoded by the coding sequence GTGCACGTCGCGATCGTCTCGACGCCGTTCGTGGCGGTGCCGCCCCCGGGCTACGGCGGGACCGAGCTGGTGGTGGACGCGCTGGCCCGCGCGCTGGTGCGGGCCGGCCACCGGGTGGCGGTGTTCGCGACCGGCGACTCGCGCGCCCCCGGGCTCCGCGCGACCTTCGAGGCGCCGGTCTGGCCGCCCGAGCCCTACGCCGGGCTGCTCCACTGCCGCTACGCGGCGGCGGAGATCGCCCGCGGCGGCTTCGACGTGGTGCACGCGCACCTCCCGGCCATGCTCGCGTTCACCGGCGCGCTGCACGCGCCGGTGGTCTACACCCTGCACCACGCGCCCGACGCGGCGCTCACGCGCTTCTACGCGCGCGTCCCGGCGGTGCTGCGCGTCGCCATCTCGCGGCGGCAGGCCGAGCTGTCGTCCCCGCCCGCGCACCGGGTGGTCCACCACGGCCTCGACCCGGACCTCTACCCCGACGTGGGCGAGGGCGACGGCGGCGGCGGCGCGTTCTTCCTGGGCCGGCTGGCGTGGTGCAAGGCGCCCGAGCTGGCGGTGGAGGCGGCGCGGCGGGCCGGCCTGCGCATCGACGTGGCCGGCGACGTGCACGCGGACGACGCGCACCCCGAGGGCTGGGACGACGAGGTGCTCGCGCCGGCGCTGGCCGCGCCGCACGTCGCCTGGACGCGGCGCGCCGGCCTCGCCGAGAAGCGGCGCCTGCTGGCCCGCGCCCGGGCGCTGCTCGTGCCGCTGCGCTGGGAGGAGCCGTTCGGGCTGGTGATGATCGAGGCGCTGCTGGCGGGCTGCCCGGTGATCGCGTTCCCGCTCGGCGCCGCGCCGGAGATCGTGGTGGACGGGATCGACGGGTTCCTGGTGCGCAACGCGGCGGAGATGGCGGCGGCGCTCCGGCGCGCCGGGCGGCTCGACCGGCGGATCATCCAGCGGCGGGCGCGCGAGCGGTTCTCGGCGGACCGGATGGCGTCGGACTACGTCGCGGCGTACCGGGCCGCCACCGCGCGCGCGGAGCCCGCCGCGCCCGCGGTGGACGAGGGGGGAGGATGGACGACGGCCGCGCCGTGA